A region of Argentina anserina chromosome 5, drPotAnse1.1, whole genome shotgun sequence DNA encodes the following proteins:
- the LOC126795522 gene encoding putative invertase inhibitor: MRCFFFITLIVLFHNTMGFKDLIRLSCKKAAASDPNLSYKFCVSSLEAVPESHGADLDQLVAITLNLTISNATSISSTISKLLIDKQFDKYAKDCLQDCLELYSDAVPTLQEAVGAFKAKDYSKANTEVSAAMDASSTCEDGFMEKKGEVYPLKLENDNFCQLNVISLAFINTLALDHK; the protein is encoded by the coding sequence ATGAGGTGCTTCTTCTTTATCACTTTAATCGTGCTCTTTCACAACACAATGGGATTCAAAGATCTCATCCGGCTCTCCTGCAAGAAAGCTGCAGCTAGTGATCCCAATTTGAGCTACAAATTCTGTGTTTCAAGCCTTGAGGCCGTCCCCGAAAGCCATGGAGCAGACCTTGATCAACTTGTGGCCATTACACTCAACCTCACCATATCCAACGCAACCAGCATCAGTTCCACCATTTCGAAGCTTTTGATCGATAAACAATTCGACAAGTATGCAAAGGACTGCTTGCAAGATTGCTTGGAGCTGTATTCGGATGCCGTTCCCACCCTACAAGAAGCTGTTGGTGCCTTCAAGGCCAAGGATTATAGTAAAGCTAATACAGAAGTCAGTGCTGCCATGGATGCATCCAGCACTTGTGAAGATGGGTTCATGGAGAAGAAAGGTGAAGTTTATCCATTGAAATTGGAGAATGATAACTTCTGCCAATTGAACGTCATATCTCTTGCTTTTATCAACACATTAGCTCTGGATCATAAATAA